In a single window of the Gloeocapsa sp. DLM2.Bin57 genome:
- a CDS encoding ABC transporter ATP-binding protein, which yields MAVLSNQKPSLLPNDWGLLLKLVPYLRPHQGIFILTIILLIPIAIAGVMQPLIVGQAISLLQGEDTWRILDGKNLTDGVSLLIMLLLCTLGIRLSLLSFQGYLVQKIGQEITAGVRQDLFIHVTSLATRFFDGTPVGRLVTRLTSDVEALGNVFASGAIGIFSDTIYMLVIIVTIFSIEWRLAIVLVLMLIPVIGLMLYFQKRYRQANYRSREELSKLNSMLQENVLGISIVQLFGREEYNSKMFARINDRYRQEIDKTIVSDSAVSATLEWISLIAIGGVLGAGGWLVFKNNLDLGMLSAFMLLSQRFFEPLRQFADKFTMFQAGFTAIERITELMDEEIEIQDLASHHLKNLPPIEHDSTNLGEIRFDHVWFGYKPSEYVLKDLNFTIKSGEKVALVGPTGAGKSSIIRLLCRLYEPTRGNIYLDGIDIRELPQAELRRYIGVILQESFIFAGDVQENIALGEDFTPEEIVTAAKLTNIEPFIEQLPQGYHTELRERGTNLSGGQKQLLAFARVAIRNPRVLVLDEATSSLDVVTERQVQSALDKLLIRRTAIIIAHRLSTVRNVDKILVLKKGEIIESGNHEQLLAHDGLYANLYRLQELNV from the coding sequence ATGGCTGTCTTATCCAATCAAAAGCCGTCTCTTTTACCCAATGATTGGGGATTACTTTTAAAATTAGTACCCTATCTACGTCCTCATCAAGGTATCTTCATCTTGACAATTATTTTGTTGATTCCCATCGCTATAGCGGGTGTGATGCAACCCTTAATAGTCGGTCAAGCAATTTCTCTGTTACAGGGTGAGGATACCTGGAGGATATTAGATGGGAAAAACCTAACTGATGGGGTAAGTCTGCTGATTATGTTGTTGTTATGTACCCTGGGAATTCGTTTGAGTTTATTATCTTTTCAGGGGTATCTGGTGCAAAAAATTGGACAAGAAATAACCGCAGGAGTACGTCAAGATTTATTTATTCATGTTACTTCCCTAGCAACTAGGTTTTTTGATGGTACACCAGTAGGAAGATTAGTAACTCGGTTAACTAGTGATGTAGAAGCTTTAGGTAATGTTTTCGCTAGTGGTGCGATTGGCATTTTTAGCGACACCATCTATATGTTGGTGATTATTGTCACTATCTTTAGTATAGAATGGCGTTTGGCGATCGTCCTAGTGTTAATGTTAATACCTGTAATAGGACTTATGCTCTACTTTCAAAAACGTTATCGTCAAGCTAATTATCGCTCTCGGGAAGAACTATCTAAACTAAACTCTATGCTACAAGAAAACGTGCTGGGGATTAGTATAGTACAGTTATTCGGACGAGAAGAATATAATAGTAAGATGTTTGCTAGAATCAACGATCGCTATCGTCAGGAAATAGATAAAACTATTGTTAGTGATTCGGCAGTCTCAGCAACTTTAGAATGGATCTCATTAATAGCGATTGGAGGGGTTTTAGGTGCAGGAGGTTGGTTAGTCTTTAAAAATAATCTCGATTTAGGGATGTTATCAGCTTTTATGCTCTTATCTCAGCGCTTTTTTGAACCTTTAAGACAGTTCGCTGATAAGTTTACCATGTTCCAAGCGGGATTTACAGCGATCGAAAGAATTACCGAATTAATGGATGAAGAGATCGAAATTCAAGACTTAGCTAGTCATCATCTCAAGAATTTACCACCAATAGAGCATGATTCTACTAACTTAGGAGAGATTCGCTTTGACCATGTTTGGTTTGGTTATAAACCTTCAGAATACGTTCTCAAAGACCTTAATTTTACCATTAAGTCAGGGGAAAAAGTAGCTTTAGTAGGTCCTACTGGTGCGGGGAAAAGTTCGATTATTCGGTTACTCTGTCGTCTTTATGAACCTACTCGGGGTAATATCTATTTAGATGGTATTGATATTCGTGAACTTCCCCAAGCAGAATTAAGACGTTATATAGGAGTAATTCTGCAAGAGAGTTTTATCTTCGCGGGTGATGTTCAAGAAAATATTGCTCTTGGTGAGGATTTTACCCCAGAAGAAATCGTTACCGCGGCTAAATTAACCAATATTGAACCCTTTATCGAACAACTACCCCAAGGTTATCATACCGAATTAAGGGAAAGGGGAACTAACCTTTCGGGAGGACAAAAACAACTCCTTGCTTTTGCTAGGGTAGCGATTCGTAACCCGAGAGTCTTAGTCTTAGATGAGGCTACCTCTAGTTTAGACGTAGTTACAGAAAGACAAGTACAATCGGCTTTAGATAAGTTATTAATTAGACGTACAGCGATTATTATCGCCCACCGACTTTCTACTGTGCGTAACGTGGATAAAATTTTAGTCCTCAAAAAAGGAGAGATTATCGAATCTGGTAATCATGAACAACTTTTAGCTCATGACGGATTATACGCTAATCTCTACCGTTTACAGGAGTTAAATGTTTAG